The following proteins are encoded in a genomic region of Ooceraea biroi isolate clonal line C1 chromosome 14, Obir_v5.4, whole genome shotgun sequence:
- the LOC105282990 gene encoding autophagy-related protein 2 homolog B isoform X2: protein MSWLGWSADIKKKSCKYLLQRYVGHLLEELTLDQLTIDLYNGTCQVVNLGLNVQALNEMGEQQHLPLEFVDGFITEISLMVPWSALLSQPSHVEVKGLRLTVQPRQRAETGTSMFESMWSSMTSSMQLAQKRLQQDVTNAENVQPLEAVELFAQTIDSVLSKIKVRFIDTVIRLEHVPLSSSTGVAIEIWIQNLEYFDEAGLDPSNTSLDPDETAKGYVISAFSTKRFYMEGVTFHTDEFPSHARTFSRSLVASTCSTPDSKNSDSLFTSAQMSPTQSMLHTPPEGNVNNSNESNPIMFAKLAGTQEMKLKMKQGEGVSGPKVELEINLGSLTLYLSPRQLHVLLELAHGLASPDLEDISNVAPRRYTEKPMTGSDFTRIERELIHQTNPMQDLKTTDLRYVQGWSSASVDESDNEDEFLPMRLPGSTSMSDSIASNNFSMDGSISISSISSKSSATNLPRHNSRHRHNIDNDASAETTQFHIRVASIALILLHEDILTPCVEQLGLTSSSVRQMKNAAKEFFRQLGTFAMGGFGSKDFDTASKLLADACRLSHIRLLAAPLIVEGSEKTTSQYSMISGSLTLASLEVVECLVDSNNPSSYGTPTMEFVELLAFTKESASNVGFSNKTDLRMSFKYTQKAVRHAHMMKFTHPRTEIDMQLEPCRGEVDITIVDRISAVLNPQPICTCNPVVNARDSNQQTLFDQAVDSATLPDTKVDVKISSSLCTIKLRFPVPDLRPLHDMNRAPWWKRSVRSDYMIVQMTDARVHTATDSRASYLARHELQCRRLSLLYVETEGDTPIEIGLATVDEKNDVSNQHVNDGLGWARVVVTIYPERLSAPLEDSSEEEAENDKRTLDESLEKTPKHAPSPFTSRRIMRESDTLHSRSREPGEKSEQSDGEELIIPGSRQEMMEFMEEGIHGSRVQLEISLPCASVQIPSKRIYEQLYNRFNTDLFLWEPSAPRPKYTGHMESRISLDLASTLLQESAYPKFSICKSGIQYNSDSDSDEEGIFHSTTNEKGHKDYQQARTSRKAQSKLAMTLSINQGLLTMYTPVRDSMRNVIPGQQGELIVRLEDATIFSVTAYKGNANLSYACAMTRRASLDHCGLTTSPSQTPPLRSINSVRPRHCKRTIYRSGVNSNIAANPSEKDMMTVAVRIQAAHQTHRIKTFRVAMSISNATLRHRMCSAATTWFTEMMDCLDVADHPVAGYTPPGVLTELHLHLWDCAIDYRPLHLPLRSVVTLGNFSVSSNITAQTNTSTLRFIAEDVALFISNKLRENAVDLKRDYVCVMNFGLFELSLRLNEKMYGGAPRVDLRASNNVLHVRTCSDSGRALMQLLTYIANDSDLQQPSSATSSTESIPVVPPASTRYEENLLGVESINTLSRSQVERVYTLMEDALEETAKGTTTQGKSENGKMPMTENRVEFFFPDESCVASRAKETQRALKDYSKTITCGVEEDDDDDEFCILGEEVGVGIIPRYGVPEVRSLCQEPLRIVDNHFSVPTGKTDLLQTPPNYPTPVLKYTLCEMTLIWHMYGGNDFDSSQPPSTKHVTINDNRNIAHGSRSAIGAVGFNKSSPNEVHFGSVPNSPRLTRNNESPIDWHTLGGPNRQHDVLMELQLSKMRFQHEVYPENTREASRQVLLVHEIEVRDRLASSYINKFLYQYSSEARPRQSHSIMFTMKAVHVRPDPRLSAQECCLKLSLLPLRLNIDQDSLLFLIQFFNELGGGSKRSQENSSTPNSSQSTPVSKQGTPTHHPPIMSVNDDVLLTNDDYAMMNMSQNNIIDQNLLILLEDELTFSEDKTKAKAVHQVHDDNQPIYFRSVVFGPEVLIRLDYHGKRVDFTHGPLAGLLMGLAELNCSELRLKRLSHRHGLLGYDKLLTYLASEWLQDIKKNQLPSLLGGVGPMYSVVQLFQGIRDLFWLPIEQYQKDGRIVRGLQRGANSFTTCTAMAALELTCRIVQALQTTAETAYDMVSPGPSVRCKTKGHKGRRKRYNQPLDIREGVANAYTLVKEGLGETATQLVRVASEEHEHKGTVGAVGGVLRQIPPTVVKPIILATEATSNVLGGMRSSLVPDARREAVQKWRQDTDAS from the exons ATGTCTTGGCTTGGCTGGTCGGCAGATATCAAGAAAAAATCTTGCAAGTATCTGCTGCAACGCTACGTCGGTCACCTCCTCGAGGAGCTTACTCTGGATCAACTGACCATCGATTTATATAATGGCACATGTCAGGTTGTCAACCTCGGCCTCAACGTGCAG GCACTCAATGAGATGGGAGAGCAACAACATCTACCACTGGAATTCGTCGACGGTTTTATAACAGAAATTTCTCTCATGGTACCATGGTCGGCGTTACTTAGCCAGCCGAGCCATGTCGAAGTTAAGGGCCTCAGGCTCACGGTGCAACCGCGACAGAGAGCTGAGACAGGAACATCGATGTTTGAATCCATGTGGAGTTCTATGACGTCCAGTATGCAGCTTGCGCAAAAACGTTTGCAGCAAGATGTGACAAATGCGGAAAATGTTCAGCCCTTAGAGGCTGTAGAATTGTTTGCACAGACTATAGATTCag ttttatctaaaataaaagtgaGATTTATTGATACTGTGATACGTTTGGAGCACGTACCTTTGAGCTCTTCCACGGGAGTAGCGATCGAAATTTGGATACAAAATCTTGAATATTTCGACGAAGCTGGATTAGATCCTAGTAATACGTCCCTGGATCCCGATGAAACCGCGAAAGGTTACGTCATCTCAGCATTCTCCACCAAACGATTCTACATGGAGGGAGTGACGTTCCACACCGATGAATTTCCTTCTCATGCAAGAACATTTTCTAGGAGTCTAGTAGCGAGTACATGCTCTACTCCCGATTCTAAA aaCTCGGACAGCTTGTTTACCTCCGCACAAATGTCCCCTACGCAGAGCATGTTGCACACTCCGCCAGAAGGCAACGTTAACAATTCAAATGAATCAAACCCTATTATGTTTGCTAAGTTAGCGGGTACGCaagaaatgaaattgaaaatgaaaCAAGGTGAAGGAGTGTCGGGACCAAag GTAGAACTGGAAATTAACCTAGGATCGCTTACTTTGTACCTGAGTCCCAGGCAGCTGCATGTTCTGTTAGAACTAGCACATGGCCTAGCGTCTCCGGATCTAGAAGACATTAGTAACGTTGCTCCAAGAAGGTACACGGAGAAACCTATGACCGGCAGCGATTTTACTCGCATAGAACGCGAGCTCATACATCAGACAAATCCTATGCAGGATTTAAAAACTACA GATCTACGATACGTTCAGGGATGGTCTTCGGCATCTGTGGACGAATCCGATAACGAGGACGAATTTCTGCCCATGCGATTGCCAGGATCCACGTCGATGAGCGACTCGATCGCGAGTAATAACTTCAGTATGGATGGTAGCATATCGATCAGTAGCATCAGTTCGAAAAGCTCGGCGACAAATCTGCCGAGACACAATAGCAGACACAGACACAACATAGACAACGACGCTTCCGCGGAAACTACCCAGTTTCACATAAGGGTGGCCTCCATTGCTCTGATTCTGTTGCATGAAGATATATTGACACCGTGCGTGGAACAACTTGGTCTAACTTCTAGCAGCGTCAGGCAGATGAAGAACGCTGCAAAGGAATTCTTCAGGCAATTGGGAACGTTTGCGATGGGCGGGTTTGGAAGTAAAGACTTTGATACAGCATCGAAATTACTTGCGGATGCTTGTCGACTCAGTCACATTAG GTTGCTAGCCGCGCCATTAATAGTCGAAGGCAGTGAGAAAACTACTAGTCAGTACTCTATGATATCGGGAAGTTTGACTTTAGCTAGTTTAGAAGTTGTAGAGTGTCTGGTCGATTCTAACAATCCTAGCTCGTATGGGACACCAACGATGGAATTCGTCGAACTTTTAGCATTTACGAAAGAGAGCGCATCTAATGTCGGGTTTTCTAACAAAACCGACCTTAGAATGAGTTTTAAATATACACAAAAGGCTGTCCGACATGCTCACATGATGAAATTTACACACCCACGCACAGAAATTGA CATGCAACTGGAGCCTTGCAGAGGCGAGGTAGACATCACAATTGTAGATAGAATATCTGCTGTTCTTAATCCGCAGCCAATATGTACTTGCAACCCTGTAGTAAATGCTAGAGATTCT AACCAACAAACGTTATTCGATCAAGCTGTGGACAGCGCAACACTGCCAGATACTAAGGTGGACGTGAAAATTTCTTCGTCTCTATGTACAATTAAGTTAAG ATTCCCCGTACCAGACTTGAGACCGCTGCACGATATGAATCGTGCTCCATGGTGGAAGAGATCTGTGAGGTCCGATTATATGATAGTGCAAATGACAGACGCACGAGTTCACACCGCCACGGACAGTCGAGCTTCCTATTTAGCTAGACACGAGTTGCAGTGTCGCCGATTATCGCTGTTATACGTAGAGACCGAGGGCGATACGCCGATCGAGATCGGACTAGCCACGGTCGATGAAAAGAACGATGTGTCGAATCAGCATGTCAACGACGGCCTTGGCTGGGCGAGAGTGGTGGTTACCATATATCCGGAGCGTCTTAGTGCACCGTTGGAGGATAGCTCCGAGGAGGAAGCGGAAAATGATAAGCGGACCTTGGACGAGAGCTTGGAGAAAACCCCAAAGCACGCGCCCTCCCCGTTCACCTCTAGGCGGATCATGCGCGAATCCGACACGCTTCACTCGAGATCTCGCGAGCCTGGTGAGAAGAGCGAACAGAG CGACGGCGAGGAATTAATCATACCAGGCAGTCGACAAGAGATGATGGAGTTTATGGAAGAGGGCATCCATGGCTCTAGAGTGCAACTGGAAATCAGCTTACCCTGTGCTTCCGTCCAAATACCATCTAAACGTATTTACGAACAGCTGTACAATCGATTCAACACCGATTTATTCCTGTGGGAGCCATCCGCACCCAGACCTAAATACACAGGTCACATGGAGAGTCGCATCAGCCTCGATTTGGCGTCGACTCTCTTACAGGAATCTGCTTATCCTAA ATTCAGCATATGCAAAAGCGGGATCCAATACAACTCCGATTCTGACTCGGACGAGGAAGGTATATTTCACTCCACGACGAACGAGAAGGGTCACAAGGATTACCAGCAAGCTCGAACATCGCGGAAGGCTCAGAGCAAGCTGGCGATGACTTTGAGCATCAATCAGGGTCTTCTGACGATGTATACTCCCGTACGCGATTCCATGCGCAACGTTATACCTGGTCAACAGGGAGAACTGATCGTTCGACTGGAGGACGCCACGATATTTTCCGTGACGGCGTACAAGGGGAACGCGAATCTGAGCTACGCTTGCGCCATGACGAGGAGAGCGTCGCTTGATCACTGCGGTCTGACGACGAGTCCATCGCAGACGCCACCGTTGAGATCTATTAACAGCGTTAGGCCGCGACACTGCAAGAGGACCATATATCGCAGCGGCGTCAACAGTAACATAGCGGCGAATCCTAGCGAGAAGGACATGATGACGGTGGCGGTGAGGATACAAGCGGCTCATCAAACGCACCGCATAAAGACCTTCCGAGTCGCGATGAGCATCAGCAATGCGACGTTGAGGCACCGTATGTGTTCCGCTGCCACCACGTGGTTCACAGAGATGATGGATTGTTTGGACGTGGCCGATCATCCAGTCGCTGGCTATACTCCGCCAGGTGTTCTGACGGAGCTGCACTTGCACCTGTGGGACTGTGCAATCGATTACAGACCGCTCCATTTGCCACTGAGGTCTGTAGTGACGCTCGGTAACTTCAGCGTGTCGAGCAACATTACGGCGCAGACGAATACGTCGACGTTGCGATTTATCGCGGAGGACGTCGCTCTCTTCATATCGAACAAGCTGCGCGAGAACGCGGTGGACCTTAAACGGGACTACGTGTGCGTGATGAACTTTGGCTTGTTCGAACTGTCGCTGCGTCTGAACGAGAAGATGTACGGCGGCGCGCCACGAGTTGATCTTCGAGCGAGCAATAATGTATTGCACGTACGCACATGCTCGGACTCCGGTCGCGCTCTCATGCAGTTGCTCACTTATATTGCCAACGACAGCGATTTGCAGCAGCCGAGTAGCGCGACCAGCAGCACCGAAAGCATCCCTGTCGTACCGCCAGCATCCACGAGATACGAAGAGAATCTTCTGGGAGTTGAGAGCATCAACACCTTGAGCAGGAGTCAAGTTGAACGAGTGTACACTTTGATGGAGGACGCGTTGGAGGAGACCGCGAAGGGGACGACGACTCAAGGTAAAAGCGAAAACGGGAAAATGCCAATGACGGAGAATCGAGTCGAGTTCTTCTTCCCCGACGAGTCTTGCGTTGCATCGCGAGCGAAGGAAACGCAAAGGGCTCTGAAGGATTACAGTAAGACGATCACGTGCGGTGTGGAggaggacgatgacgacgacgagtttTGTATTCTGGGAGAAGAGGTCGGTGTGGGAATAATACCGCGCTACGGAGTACCTGAGGTTCGCTCGCTCTGCCAAGAACCGTTGAGAATAGTGGATAATCATTTTTCCGTGCCGACCGGCAAAACTGACCTGCTGCAAACTCCGCCGAATTACCCGACGCCCGTCTTGAAGTACACGCTTTGCGAGATGACGCTAATATGGCATATGTACGGTGGCAACGATTTCGACAGCTCGCAACCACCATCCACCAAGCACGTGACCATCAATGACAATCGCAATATTGCGCATGGAAG CAGATCCGCCATAGGTGCAGTAGGATTCAACAAATCAAGTCCAAACGAAGTGCACTTCGGCAGCGTGCCGAATTCACCGCGCTTAACAAGAAACAACGAATCGCCGATCGATTGGCATACGCTGGGTGGCCCGAACAGGCAGCACGACGTGTTGATGGAACTGCAACTCAGCAAGATGCGCTTCCAACACGAAGTTTATCCGGAGAACACTCGGGAAGCATCTAGGCAGGTGCTACTGGTGCACGAGATCGAAGTAAGAGATAGACTGGCGTCGTCGTACATAAACAAATTCCTTTATCAATACAGCAGCGAGGCGAGACCCAGGCAGTCTCACTCCATTATGTTTACCATGAAGGCAGTTCACGTAAGGCCGGATCCCAGATTAAGTGCCCAAGAATGTTGTTTGAAACTTAGTCTACTGCCACTGCGGCTGAACATAGATCAAGATAGCCTACTGttcttaatacaattttttaacgaATTAGGCGGTGGATCGAAGCGAAGCCAAGAAAACTCTAGCACACCTAATAGCTCGCAATCCACCCCCGTATCGAAACAAGGAACACCCACGCATCACCCGCCCATTATGAGCGTGAATGATGACGTGTTGTTGACGAATGACGATTACGCAATGATGAATATGTCGCagaataatatcattgatcAGAATCTATTAATACTCTTGGAAGACGAGCTGACGTTCAGTGAGGACAAGACTAAAGCCAAAGCCGTTCATCAGGTTCACGATGATAACCAGCCGATATATTTTAG AAGCGTGGTATTCGGCCCAGAGGTTCTCATCAGGTTGGACTACCATGGAAAGCGCGTAGATTTCACTCATGGACCATTGGCGGGTCTCTTAATGGGCTTGGCAGAACTGAACTGTTCCGAGTTAAGACTGAAGAGATTGTCACACAGGCACGGGCTGTTGGGGTACGACAAACTTCTCACGTATCTGGCTTCAGAATGGTTGCAAGACATCAAGAAGAATCAGTTGCCGAGCTTACTCGGCGGCGTAGGTCCAATGTATTCTGTAGTACAGTTAT TTCAAGGCATACGCGATCTATTTTGGTTGCCGATCGAGCAATATCAAAAAGACGGAAGAATCGTTCGCGGTTTACAGCGCGGAGCGAATAGTTTTACAACGTGCACCGCAATGGCTGCGTTGGAATTGACCTGTAGGATCGTACAGGCGTTACAAACTACAGCCGAGACTGCATACGACATGGTTAGTCCTGGCCCCAGCGTGAGATGTAAAACCAAAGGGCATAAGGGCCGTCGAAAGAGGTATAATCAACCGCTGGACATTCGAGAAGGGGTTGCCAACGCTTATACGTTGGTCAAAGAG GGTTTGGGTGAAACGGCAACTCAATTGGTTCGCGTTGCGAGCGAAGAGCACGAGCATAAGGGCACGGTCGGCGCGGTTGGCGGTGTATTACGGCAGATCCCGCCGACGGTCGTGAAGCCGATTATCCTGGCTACGGAGGCGACGAGCAACGTATTGGGAGGCATGCGGTCATCGCTGGTGCCCGATGCACGTCGGGAAGCGGTACAGAAGTGGCGACAGGATACTGATGCTAGTTAA